The Lynx canadensis isolate LIC74 chromosome Y, mLynCan4.pri.v2, whole genome shotgun sequence nucleotide sequence gattgaaagcaaggggatggagaacaatctatcatgctactcGATGTCAAAGGAAAGCTAGAGTAaccatacatatatcagacaaattagattttaaactaaaggctgcaATAAGAGATGacgaagggcattatataataattatggggtctacccatcaagaagagctaacaattataaatgtttatgcacgtaatttgaaaacacccaaatatataaattaataaatcacaaacataagcagtcttattgataagaatatggtaattgcaggtgactttaatactccacttacaacaatggacagatcatctaggcagaaaaccACTAAAGAACAATAACCCTGAAGGGTACACTGGACctgatggacttgacagatatattcaggactTCTCACCCcagagcagcagaatatacattcttctcgagtgcacatgaacattttctaagatagatcacatattgggtcacaaagcagccctccataagtataaaagaattgagatcataccatgcacattttcagatcataatgctctgaaacttgaaatcaaccacaggaaaaggtttggaaaacctccaaatgcatggggTAAAAGAATATtctcctcaaaaaatgaatgggccaaccaggtaattggagaaaaaattttaaaatatatggaagcaaatgaaaatgaaaacaccacactccaaaccctttgggatgcaacgaagtcagtcctaagaggaaaatacattgcaacccaggcctacctcaagaaacaggaaaaatcccaaatacaaactcCAAGAgcactagaagcagaacaacaaagaaactccaaggccagcagaagaggagaaataataaagattagagcagaaataaatgatctagaatcaaacaaaacaaaaacagaaacaaaaacaaaacagtagaacatatcGATGAAACTAACAGCTGGTTTTttgagaagataaagaaaattgttaaaaccctagccagatttctcaaaacaaaaacaaaaacaaacaacaaacaaacaaacaaacaaacaccagagGACcctaatagataaaatcacaaatgatacACCACAAATGATAAAACCACAACCAATAAAAGCAATTATcacagaatactatgaaaaattatatgctaacatacttgacaacctgaaagaaatggacaaattccacCCTTgacacacacactaccaaaactcaaatgggaagaagtagaaaacttgaacagacccacaactagtgaagaaattgaatcagttatcaaaaatctcccaacaaataagagtcatgggtcagatggtttcccaggggaattctaccagacatttaaagcaaagctaatacctatccttctctacctgttccaaaaattagaaatggaaggaaagcttccagactcatttatgaggccagcattaccttgattccaaaactagacaaagccccccccccccaaaaaaaaggagaattacaggccaatatccctgatgaacatgatgcaaaaaattctcaacaagatactagcaaatcaaattcaacagcatataaaaggaaTTGTTCACCATGAtgaaatgggattcattcctgggctgcaggactggtacaatattcaaaaatcaatcactACGACACAtcctataaataaaagaaatgataagaccCATACGATCCTgacaatagatgcagaaaaaggatctGACGAAATAtagcatctttcttaataaaaatcctcaagaaagtcgggTTAGAAGGAACATAAAAACCATAtaagaaaagcccacagctaataccatcctcaattgggaaaaactgagagctcccccccccccccgagatcAGAAatacaacagggatgtccactctcaccactgttgtttaacatagtgttggaagtcctagcatcagcgatcagatgacaaaatgaaatgaaaaggcatacaaattgcaaagaagaagtcaagctttcacttttcacagatgacatggcaccctacatggaaaacctgaaaaaccCCACCGAAAAGCTGCTATAGctcatacatgaattcagcaaagtcacaggatacaaacaTCAATGTATGGAAATaagttgcatttgtatacaccaataatgaagtaacagaaagagaaatcagaaagtcAATCTCATTAACTTGTACTAAGTTCTTGTATGGTTCTTGCGctaagaaccataaaatacctaggaataaacacaGGCAAACATGTGAAAGACGTGTATGgtgaaaactgtagaaaactaATGAAGGAAACTGGAGAAGACACCAAGTaatagaaaaacattctatgctaatggattggaagaataaacgtTGTTATGATGTCAATGCTactcaaagcaatgtacacattcaatgcaatcccaatcaaaattgcaccttctcaaagctagaacaaagaatcctaaaatttgcatggaaccacaaaagaccccaaatggtcaaagtaatactgaagaagaaaaccaaagtgggaggtatcacaattccagactttagcctttgatcatcaagacagcatggtgttggcacaaaaacagacacacagaccaatggaatagaatagaaaccccagaactagacccacaaacgtatggccaactaatctttgacaaagcaggaaagagcatccaatggaaaaagacagtctctttaacaactggtgctgggactactggagagcaacatgcagaaggatgaaactagaccactttcttacaccattcacaaaaataaactcaaatggataaaagacctaaatgtgagacaggaaaccaccaaaaccctagagagaaaacaggcaacaacctctttgaacacagctgcagcaatttcttgctcaacatatgaccaaaggcaagggaactaaaagtaaaactgaaccctgggacctcatcaagataaaaagcatctgcactggaaaggaaatgatcaacaaaactaaaggcaaccaatggaatgggaaaagatattttcaaatgacacataggataaagagttagtatccaaactctataaagaacttaccaaactcaacatccagaaaacaaacaaaaatgaataaatgggtagaagacatgaatacacactgttccaaagaagacatcagatggccaagagacccacgaaaaggtgctcaacatcactcatcatcagggaaatacaaatcaaaaccgtataaagataacacctcacactggccagagtgactaaaattaacaacttaggaaaccacagatgctggagaggatggggagaaaccccgttgcagtgctggtgggaatgcaaactggtgttgccggtctggaaaacaatgtggaggttcctcaaagaaattaaaaatagaactaccttacaacccagcaatggcactacttgtaatttatccaaaggatagtAGAGTGccgattcataggggcacatgtaccccaatgtttggaGCAGCACTTTCCACAGTAgacagattatggaaagagcctaaatgtccatcaactaatgaatggagaaagagaatgtggtttatatatacaactgAATACTccttggcaatgggaaagaatgaaatccttgcagcaacgtggatggaactggaaggtattatgctaagtgaagtaagtaagtcaggcagagaaacacaaatagcttatgttttcactcatatgtggatcttgagaaacttatcagaagaccatgggggaggggaaggaggggaaaaatagttagagagagggaggaaggcaaaccacaagaaactcttaaatacagagaacaaactgagggttgatggggggcgatgggggagaggggaaaatggatgatgggcatcgagcagggcacttgttgggatgggtgcgagcactgggtgttgtatgtaagccaatttgaccatgaattatattttacaaaaacaaacatttttccacATAACCtcttcattataaatatttttgatattgcAATAAGAGCAATATTGCCCTGAGACacacatacaaatttattttacttataacAGTGTCTTGTTACTTTTCCTCTCCCACTTTTTAGGATCTCGTTGATGCTAGATCTACTGCTCTCTGTTAAAGCCTTTTACTTCATGACTATCTCACAGGTACAGACAttctaaataaaatcatatgtatTCTACTAATATTACTATGGAAATGTATTTGATATTGTTTAACCCAGACTGCTCACATAAGATACACAGATAAGTTAACTTTATATTCAGAAAcctaattctgttttattttaattagtgaTAAATTCATTGCACCGTTAAAAATTGAGGCAAAACACACATTATGTAAAAATAACCACTTAGAAAGATACAGTTCAGGACTATTTGTATCTTTGTAATGTTGTACAATATCACCTGTCTagttattaaacattttcatcagcTTAAAAAGAAACCCTTCATATAGTATTTTCCGTTCTCCTTTCACCTGGCCCATGGCAGCCACTAACCTGTGGTCTTAAAggttatgctttaaaaaaaaaaaaaaaatacaggtttcaCAGATTTAAGTTCCAAACGGACAGagtttttaaaatcctttgttttattcattttttacacttttcttttaCCAGGTTTTATGCTACTGGCAGTAATCTAGAAAGAATGTATTTACaaggaaggaaatcatttttAGTTCAGGGTCtaaatataattatgtatgtatttatttaaaagattctgTAAGAATGAGGTTTTGCAGATCTCATGTTTTTGTCAATATCTCAGTTAACGTTATTTGGCCTGTTTTATTTTAACTGGATATATTTCATATAGTAAGAAGGAAACTCTCTGTCTGAATGTTACACTTTAATTGCCAGGAGACCAGGCATCTTGTGATGTCACAACTACTGAGGTGGAGAACCATGGTGATGGTCTGGATACATTACCTGTGTAGGCAAGCCAAAGCAGCAGTTGAAGCTGCAGTGTTCAAAACCATGCAGATGACAAACCTAGCTGAAAGAAACCTTATTTGAGATGGCACACGTTTCTTCAGAAATTCAAGATGGTTCTCCTAAAGATGGATCGACTAATTCTGCAGCCTCTGTTAGATCTCCTTTGTGGGATCCCACATCGACTGGGGATTTGGACCTAAGGTCTGTGATTGAAGAAAATGCTTTTCAGGCTTTGTCAGGAGGATCCTTAATAAAAAGACCACGATACACATTTTGTGTCTCTGAACCAGACGAAGATAATGATTTTCTGTCTCTGACTTTTCCCAGAAAACTTTGGAACATAGTTGAAAGTGATCAATTCAAATCAATTTGGTGGGATGAGAATGGAACTTCAATAGTGATTGATGAGGAACTCTTCAAGAAAGAAGTTCTGGAGAGAAAGGCCCCTTTCAGAATATTTGAAACTGGAAGTATGAAGAGTTTAGTTCGCCAGCTTTACCTTTACGGATTTAGTAAAATGCGACAGGGTTTCCAAAGATCTGCTTCGCTCGCTGATTTTCTGGCAGAGGAAAAAGAAGTATCTGTTTTAAGCAAGGTATTCAAAAATGTTATTgcttatatatgaaatatataaaattgtactTCATACATCAGTAAATATGTTCATAAATACAGGCTGCAACTAGGTCTTTAAAGTTATATGAAAAAGTTTAAGAATGCTTATTAAAAAGTAAGGATAGCTTAGGCATGAATCATTCAGCACTATAAGAAACTGTGCTAGCAACTTTGACCTTTATCAATAAACTCCTATCTAAATAAGCTACTGAAACCATTTAAAGTGGTATTCACTGTTAGTTGTAAGTAACGGTTACATTTTCACAAccataattaaatgtttatttccagtaagttaatttttttttaaatactaacaaTGTACATGTATTATTGATGACTTTATGTGATGAAACTAAGTcaaaatttcataaattaaatcTGTTATCCTCTCTTATATCTTCACTGAAGAGTGTCACTAAATAACATTCTCCTTTGGTTTTAGTTACAGTTCTATCATAATCCAAATTTTAAACGAGGCTGCCCTCAACTTTTagtaagaatgaaaagaagagtCAGGATTAAAAATGCTTCCACAGTATCACTAGTTCAAGATTTCAACAAGAAACCACGCAGAGCTGAGGGTAATGTGCATAGTCCTAATTCTGGTTTTGTTGCTGAAACTAGTGGAGAAAGGGCATTGTCAACCTCCACAAATTTAAATGTGCCCCTGATAAGGAAGCGTCCTCCTATCCAGAGAGTTGCTAATACAACTGCCCCCATGACAAGTGATCTTTCTCCACCGTCATCAACGTCAGCTAGGCCGTCAGAACAAATGGTAATGGATCAGCATGCCATTTTAAACCAGTTGACCACTTTTCACGTGCATTCACGTGACAGCTACACTCAAGCAAATGGCCACACTGTGAACTTTGTTACAACTACAACTGCTACATCTCAGTATGGCATCATATCTCCCTTACAGAACAGTTATTTTGGAACAGTGGTGGAGCCTTGCGCTTTTCCAACTAGCTATCCTGCTGTGTCAGCCAGTGAGGTTCGTTTTTCTAACCCTCAACCACCAAGCAACCAATGGTTCTCAATGCCAATGATAGCTGATACTTCTGCTGCCTCACTTGCAATGTCAACTCATCAACCGTCTTCATCCTACGTACATCATCCTGATTACAAGTGATCTGTCAAAGGACTACCAGAtaatacaagaaaacaaagattaaaatttattggcaaatGACCAAATATGGAAATTCTCTTATTTGAACAATACAATTACATGTTCACctttatggtttcattttgtttatttttgaaataatttagagTAAAatcctttgttatttatttattgtacttgttggccatttgatAGTACCACTTTGACATGCCTCCTAAGTAAATTATACctaatcagctttttaaaaaagacatgagGAGCAAGGAAAAGAAGCCAAAGTTATGTAATTTCTGAAGCAGTCCACGATGAATCAAATAAAGCCATATATTAGGACGACAGGGAAGGGATACATGTAAGTGAGCTCTAGAAAAGGCAAACACAAAGAATTTAGTATTCTGTCAATTACATTCTCCCAGTCATGTAGAAGAGTCCTTGGATTTTAGTTGGTAAAGGttgtcttcattaaaaaaatgcgTCCATACTGGAAAGCATAGCATCTTCTCGCTAGTGCAGCAACCACTATACATCACTGGGATAATAAAGATCACATCATGCAGTAATGAATTGCAGCAATCAAGGTGTTGTGTAATTTTACAATTGGTATTATCTAGGACCTGTTTGTTGCTCTAGTGATCTCTAAACATTCCAGCTTGTTTGTGCCTTTATTTCCTTCTCGCATGTGTTCATCTTTTATATCTTCTAATATAAACCTTTATGTTGTTTTCTTGTTCCATCCAAAGCCTATTCCATGCTTCATTCCTTATGCTGTTATTTAATGCCTTTTTGATTCTGAGCCCTGAAATTCAGCACAGGTAACAAATCTATTAAAGAGGTGACATCTGTTCACCTTAGCAGGTTCACATGTTTGTGTTCACTGTCCATTTTGAGCTATATTTAGACAATCTCTTTTTAGCTATGCCAATTCTCATCAGACGAATTTGGCACCAGCTCTTTCCTTGGCTAGAAGTCTCTCTCTTGAATTACTAGACTACTACTTTCATCAATCCAGCATATGCATCACCTCTTCCAAGTTGTTTCCTGTCAACTGCCTTTTCC carries:
- the LOC115508098 gene encoding heat shock transcription factor, Y-linked-like, with the protein product MAHVSSEIQDGSPKDGSTNSAASVRSPLWDPTSTGDLDLRSVIEENAFQALSGGSLIKRPRYTFCVSEPDEDNDFLSLTFPRKLWNIVESDQFKSIWWDENGTSIVIDEELFKKEVLERKAPFRIFETGSMKSLVRQLYLYGFSKMRQGFQRSASLADFLAEEKEVSVLSKLQFYHNPNFKRGCPQLLVRMKRRVRIKNASTVSLVQDFNKKPRRAEGNVHSPNSGFVAETSGERALSTSTNLNVPLIRKRPPIQRVANTTAPMTSDLSPPSSTSARPSEQMVMDQHAILNQLTTFHVHSRDSYTQANGHTVNFVTTTTATSQYGIISPLQNSYFGTVVEPCAFPTSYPAVSASEVRFSNPQPPSNQWFSMPMIADTSAASLAMSTHQPSSSYVHHPDYK